The Sesamum indicum cultivar Zhongzhi No. 13 linkage group LG1, S_indicum_v1.0, whole genome shotgun sequence genome includes a window with the following:
- the LOC105159424 gene encoding phosphoribulokinase, chloroplastic: MAASSLSTQTHFNPTPPKTHLGLFNQNQVVLYGKTTTTTCRRRFISCSAEDKTVVIGLAADSGCGKSTFMRRLTSVFGGAAEPPKGGNPDSNTLISEMTTVICLDDYHSLDRTGRKEKGVTALDPRANDFDLMYHQVKAIKEGIPVDKPIYNHVSGLLDPPELIKPPKILVIEGLHPMYDARVRELLDFSIYLDISNEVKFAWKIQRDMAERGHSLESIKASIDARKSDFDAYIDPQKQYADAVIQVLPTQLIPDDNEGNVLRVRLIMKEGVKYFDPVYLFDEGSTISWIPCGRKLTCSYPGIKFTYCPDTYYGHEVSVLEMDGQFDRLDELIYVESHLSNISTKFYGEVTQQMLKHADFPGSNNGTGLFQTIIGLKIRDLYEQITRTKTAAPLEATKA, translated from the exons ATGGCAGCTTCTTCTCTATCCACTCAGACCCATTTCAACCCCACCCCACCAAAAACCCACTTGGGATTATTCAACCAAAACCAAGTTGTTCTCTACGGAaaaaccaccaccaccacctgcCGGAGGAGATTCATTTCATGCTCAGCCGAAGACAAGACGGTGGTGATCGGTCTGGCGGCGGACTCCGGCTGCGGAAAGAGCACCTTCATGCGGCGCCTCACCAGCGTCTTCGGTGGCGCCGCCGAACCTCCCAAGGGCGGAAACCCAGACTCCAACACGCTCATCAGTGAGATGACCACCGTGATATGCTTGGACGACTACCACTCACTTGACAGAACCGGACGGAAGGAGAAGGGAGTCACCGCACTGGACCCCAGAGCCAATGATTTTGATCTCATGTATCACCAGGTTAAGGCGATCAAAGAAGGAATCCCTGTGGACAAGCCTATCTACAATCACGTCAGCGGTTTATTGGACCCGCCGGAGCTGATCAAACCTCCCAAGATCCTAGTCATTGAAGGATTACACCCAAT GTACGATGCACGAGTTAGAGAGCTTCTAGATTTCAGTATTTACCTGGACATCAGCAATGAAGTTAAATTCGCATGGAAAATTCAG AGGGACATGGCCGAGAGAGGACACAGCCTTGAGAGCATCAAAGCTAGTATTGATGCCCGGAAATCGGATTTCGATGCTTACATTG ACCCACAGAAGCAATACGCAGATGCAGTTATCCAAGTGTTGCCGACCCAACTGATCCCGGACGACAACGAGGGGAACGTTTTGAGAGTGAGGCTGATAATGAAGGAAGGAGTGAAGTATTTTGACCCGGTGTACCTGTTTGATGAAGGCTCCACCATCTCTTGGATCCCCTGTGGAAGGAAGTTGACTTGCTCTTACCCAGGCATCAAATTCACCTACTGTCCAGACACCTACTACGGCCATGAG GTTTCAGTGTTAGAGATGGACGGACAATTCGACAGACTAGATGAGCTCATATATGTAGAAAGCCATCTGAGCAACATCTCCACCAAGTTCTACGGTGAAGTCACCCAGCAAATGCTGAAGCACGCAGATTTCCCAGGCAGCAACAATGGAACCGGTCTCTTCCAGACCATCATCGGCTTGAAGATCAGAGACCTCTATGAGCAGATCACCAGAACCAAAACTGCAGCTCCCTTGGAAGCTACAAAGGCCTAA